In Kitasatospora viridis, a single window of DNA contains:
- a CDS encoding transcriptional regulator encodes MTPTPREALLTIRQELAPAESENLLVPRLELGLAPVSLLAELAAQQHRIIRSDRRSLLVLAARCADTPAGGYFARLADGESLALAELPALGAACGLDERALAEREPLAGCQAYPGQLAWLALNGEPTATVLALTANFAAWGRYCAITATALRRHYGFSDQACAFFDFFATPAPELEEEAVAVVAAAGLDEAKLAEGRRYGRLLQSYELMFWNTLAALSPAAEPAVDPGLGLA; translated from the coding sequence ATGACCCCGACGCCCCGCGAGGCGCTGCTGACCATCCGTCAGGAGCTCGCCCCCGCCGAGTCGGAGAACCTCCTGGTGCCCCGGCTGGAGCTGGGCCTGGCACCGGTCTCGCTGCTCGCCGAGCTGGCCGCCCAGCAGCACCGGATCATCCGCAGCGACCGGCGCAGCCTGCTGGTGCTGGCCGCCCGCTGCGCCGACACCCCGGCCGGGGGGTACTTCGCGCGGCTGGCCGACGGGGAGTCGCTGGCGCTCGCCGAGCTGCCCGCGCTCGGCGCGGCCTGCGGGCTGGACGAGCGGGCGCTGGCCGAGCGCGAACCGCTGGCCGGCTGCCAGGCCTATCCCGGGCAGCTCGCCTGGTTGGCGCTGAACGGCGAGCCGACCGCCACCGTGCTCGCGCTCACCGCCAACTTCGCCGCCTGGGGCCGCTACTGCGCGATCACCGCGACGGCGCTGCGCCGCCACTACGGCTTCTCCGACCAGGCCTGCGCGTTCTTCGACTTCTTCGCCACCCCGGCCCCGGAGCTGGAGGAGGAGGCGGTCGCCGTGGTCGCTGCGGCCGGACTCGACGAGGCGAAGCTCGCCGAAGGCCGCCGCTACGGACGCCTGTTGCAGTCCTACGAGCTGATGTTCTGGAACACCCTGGCCGCGCTCTCCCCCGCCGCCGAGCCCGCCGTCGACCCCGGACTCGGGCTGGCCTGA